The DNA window CAGAATGGCGGACTCCATATCCAGCCACTGCGGCGCGGGCTGCTTGCCCGCCACGACGACGTTCACGCAATCGCGGCTGCGCAGACACCGATCGGTGATCGACAGCAGCGTATTCGCATCCGGCGGCAGATAGACACGAATGACTTCGGCCTTCTTATTCACCACATGATCGATAAACCCCGGATCCTGGTGGCTGAATCCATTGTGATCCTGCCGCCACACATGCGACGTGAGCAAGTAGTTGAGCGAGGCGATCGGCCGGCGCCAGGGAATCGCGAGCGAGGTTTTCAACCACTTCGCATGTTGATTGAACATGGAATCGACGATATGGATAAACGCTTCGTAACAGTTCATGAACCCGTGGCGGCCGGTCAACAGATAGCCTTCGAGCCAGCCCTGGCAGAGGTGCTCGCTGAGGATCTCCATCACGCGCCCGTCATGGGCCACATGCTCGTCGCTCTGGAGAATCTGCTCCGTCGAACAACGGTCGGACACCTCGAACACGGCGCCCCATCGGTTCGAGGCCGTCTCATCCGGGCCGAAGAGTCGGAAGTTGTGCGCATTCTGCTTCAGCACATCGCGGAGGAAGAGCCCCTGCACCCTGGTCGCTTCGGCTTCGTCCGCGCCGGGCTTCACCACCGGCACCGCATATTGCCGGAAGTCGGGCAAGTGGAGATCCCGCAGAATGCTGCCGCCGTTCGCGCAGGCAATCGCGCCCATACGGCGCTCCCCGGTCGGCGCGAGCGACGCCACCTCCGGCACCAGCTTGCCGGAGGCGTCGAACAATTCCTCCGGCTTGTAACTCTTCAACCACGCTTCCAGCTGCTCGACATGCCCAGGCTTGGCCATGTCGCCCATCGGCACTTGATGAGAGCGGAAGCTCCCCTCCGTCTGCTTGCCGTCCACTTCCTTGGGACCGGTCCAGCCCTTCGGCGATCGCAACACGATCATCGGCCAGCGTGGGCGGGTCGTAAACCCTTTCGTGCGAGCCTCCTGTTGAATACGCCCGATGGTCGCCACGATTTCATCCAACGTGGAGGCCATCAGTCGATGCATGGTCGCCGGATCGTCGCCTTCCACAAAAAACGGTTGGTGGCCGTACCCGATCAACAGCGACTCCAGTTCATCCGGCGGCATACGCGACAAGACGGTCGGCCCGGCGATCTTGTACCCGTTCAAATGGAGAATGGGCAGCACGGCGCCGTCATGCACGGGATTCAGAAACTTGTTTCCGTGCCAACTCCCGGCCAGCGGTCCGGTTTCCGCTTCCCCGTCGCCGATCACGCAGGCCACAAGCAACTC is part of the Fimbriimonadaceae bacterium genome and encodes:
- a CDS encoding phosphoketolase family protein, with amino-acid sequence MNQTTPVSQPLSPEMVERIHAYWRAANYLSVGQIYLYDNPLLKQPLKREHIKPRLLGHWGTTPGLNFIYAHLNRIIKERDLSVLYIAGPGHGGPGLVANVYLEGTYSEVYPNISQDEAGLQRLFKQFSFPGGIPSHVAPETPGSIHEGGELGYSLAHAYGAAFDHPELLVACVIGDGEAETGPLAGSWHGNKFLNPVHDGAVLPILHLNGYKIAGPTVLSRMPPDELESLLIGYGHQPFFVEGDDPATMHRLMASTLDEIVATIGRIQQEARTKGFTTRPRWPMIVLRSPKGWTGPKEVDGKQTEGSFRSHQVPMGDMAKPGHVEQLEAWLKSYKPEELFDASGKLVPEVASLAPTGERRMGAIACANGGSILRDLHLPDFRQYAVPVVKPGADEAEATRVQGLFLRDVLKQNAHNFRLFGPDETASNRWGAVFEVSDRCSTEQILQSDEHVAHDGRVMEILSEHLCQGWLEGYLLTGRHGFMNCYEAFIHIVDSMFNQHAKWLKTSLAIPWRRPIASLNYLLTSHVWRQDHNGFSHQDPGFIDHVVNKKAEVIRVYLPPDANTLLSITDRCLRSRDCVNVVVAGKQPAPQWLDMESAILHCTAGIGIWEWASNDRGSDPDVVMACCGDVPTMETLAAVEILRIAQPNLKVRVVNVVDLMKLQPASEHPHGLSDKEFDALFTTDKPIIFAFHGYPWLIHRLTYRRTNHHNLHVRGYKEEGTTTTPFDMVVLNDLDRFHLVSDVVDRVPQLGARAAYLKQEMRDKRMQHKQYIELHGADMPEIRNWKWSGKR